In one Magallana gigas chromosome 7, xbMagGiga1.1, whole genome shotgun sequence genomic region, the following are encoded:
- the LOC136276705 gene encoding protocadherin beta-3-like has protein sequence MKCGYHLIVCGYNMITNTLALSFFMLIYTSLASKLPPSISADKQFVQVEEGPSGLNKALFTITAKELNGGNVEVIPTGLTNDIVKIIGTNNTATVTMKVFLKKALDRETKSSFTLNFSAVSNDQSLPSSQLSVSLFVLDINDEPPKFSQIAYRIELLENHTISNDIGANVSATDPDNGLGGLVTYTLKPAGQASGLYSNTFGMDKSHGKIKLLQSLDYEKLTFYQYKIHVIATLFYNQIAKVDPRKILLLLRVLLAVEVFVAFIDSYLILRKET, from the exons gCTATCACTTGATCGTTTGTGGATACAATATGATTACCAACACACTAGCATTAAGTTTCTTCATGCTTATCT ATACTAGTCTTGCATCTAAGTTGCCTCCGAGTATATCCGCAGACAAACAATTTGTACAAGTTGAGGAAGGACCTTCAG GTCTTAATAAAGCACTCTTTACAATTACTGCAAAAGAATTAAATGGTGGAAATGTAGAAGTTATACCGACTGGGCTTACAAAtgatattgtgaaaataatagGAACAAACAACACAGCCACTGTTACTATGAAAGTTTTCCTGAAAAAGGCACTTGACAGAGAG ACAAAGTCGAGCtttacattaaatttttcagCTGTAAGCAATGATCAAAGTCTTCCCTCA TCTCAATTGTCAGTGAGTCTGTTTGTATTGGACATCAATGACGAACCACCTAAATTTAGTCAAATTGCATACAGGATAGAACTTCTGGAG AATCACACTATATCAAATGACATCGGTGCCAATGTTTCCGCCACGGATCCTGATAACGGACTTGGAGGACTGGTGACCTACACCTTAAAG cCTGCTGGTCAG GCTTCTGGGCTCTATAGTAATACGTTTGGCATGGATAAATCacatggaaaaataaaattgttacaaTCCCTCGATTACGAGAAGTTAACTTTCTACCagtataagatacatgtaatagcaaCC TTGTTCTACAATCAAATAGCCAAGGTAGACCCTAGGAAAATCTTATTATTACTGCGTGTTCTCTTGGCAGTTGAAGTCTTCGTTGCATTTATTGATTCTTACTTGATTCTTAGGAAGGAAACCTAA